The following coding sequences are from one Lolium rigidum isolate FL_2022 chromosome 6, APGP_CSIRO_Lrig_0.1, whole genome shotgun sequence window:
- the LOC124665459 gene encoding glutathione S-transferase 3-like → MAPIKLYGMALSPNVIRAAAVLNEMGLDFEIVPVDLRTGAHKHPDFLALNPFGQIPALQDGDEVLYESRAINRYIATKYKSQGPDLVPTPSAKLETWLEVESHHFYPAVSPLVFQLLIKPMLGGAPDAEVVDKNAADLAKVLDVYEAHLAKGNKYLAGDAYTLADANHLSYLFLLTKTPKAELVASRPHVKAWWDDISVRPAWLKTVAAIPFPPSA, encoded by the exons ATGGCGCCGATCAAGCTGTACGGCATGGCGCTGTCGCCCAACGTGATTCGCGCGGCGGCTGTGCTCAACGAGATGGGCCTCGACTTCGAGATCGTCCCCGTCGACCTCCGCACCGGCGCACACAAGCACCCCGACTTCCTCGCTCTCAAC CCTTTCGGCCAGATCCCCGCGCTCCAGGACGGAGACGAAGTTCTCTATG AGTCCCGCGCCATCAACCGGTACATCGCCACCAAGTACAAGTCGCAGGGACCGGACCTCGTCCCGACGCCGTCGGCGAAGCTTGAGACGTGGCTGGAGGTGGAGTCGCACCACTTCTACCCGGCCGTGTCCCCGCTGGTCTTCCAGCTCCTCATCAAGCCCATGCTCGGCGGCGCCCCCGACGCGGAGGTGGTCGACAAGAACGCCGCGGACCTCGCCAAGGTGCTCGACGTCTACGAGGCGCACCTCGCCAAGGGCAACAAGTACCTCGCCGGCGACGCCTACACGCTCGCCGACGCCAACCACCTGTCTTACCTCTTCCTGCTCACCAAGACGCCCAAGGCCGAGCTCGTCGCGTCCAGGCCCCACGTCAAGGCGTGGTGGGATGATATTTCTGTCCGCCCTGCGTGGCTCAAGACCGTCGCCGCCATCCCGTTCCCGCCCAGCGCTTGA
- the LOC124665306 gene encoding 2-dehydro-3-deoxyphosphooctonate aldolase, with amino-acid sequence MDASSVALYGQLKAAQPFFLLAGPNVIESEEHVMKMAKHIKTITTKLGVPLVFKSSFDKANRTSSKSFRGPGLEEGLKILEKVKMAYDLPVVTDVHESWQCEAVGRVADIIQIPAFLCRQTDLLVAAAKTGKIINIKKGQFCAPSVMANSAEKIRLAGNQNVMVCERGTMFGYNDLIVDPRNFEWLREANCPVVADVTHALQQPAGKKLDGGGVASGGLRELIPCIARTSVAVGVDGIFMEVHDDPVNSPCDGPTQWPLRNLEELLEELIAIARVTKGKKQFNIDLTPFKE; translated from the exons ATGGACGCCTCGTCCGTGGCGCTGTACGGCCAGCTCAAG GCTGCTCAGCCGTTCTTCCTGTTAGCTGGGCCCAATGTGATCGAATCAGAGGAACATGTGATGAAGATGGCCAAACACATCAAAACCATCACAActaa ACTTGGGGTGCCTCTTGTGTTCAAATCCAGCTTTGATAAAGCAAACCGTACATCATCGAAATCCTTCCGTGGTCCTGGTCTTGAAGAAGGCCTGAAG ATCCTTGAAAAGGTGAAGATGGCATATGACCTCCCAGTGGTCACTGACGTGCATGAAAGCTGGCAG TGTGAAGCTGTTGGAAGAGTTGCTGATATTATACAGATCCCAGCTTTTCTCTGTCGCCAG ACTGACCTTCTAGTGGCTGCCGCTAAGACTGGGAAAATTATCAATATCAAGAAAGGACAATTCTGTGCTCCTTCG GTTATGGCGAACTCTGCCGAGAAAATTAGACTGGCTGGAAATCAAAATGTGATGGTCTGTGAGCGTGGCACCATGTTTGGCTACA ATGATTTAATTGTTGACCCAAGGAACTTTGAGTGGCTGAGGGAAGCAAATTGCCCGGTT GTAGCTGATGTAACACATGCTCTACAACAACCAGCTGGGAAAAAG CTTGATGGTGGTGGGGTTGCAAGTGGGGGCTTACGAGAACTTATACCATGCATCGCAAGGACTTCTGTTGCAGTTGGTGTTGATGGTATTTTCATGGAG GTACACGATGATCCTGTGAATTCACCATGCGATGGGCCAACTCAATGG CCATTGCGCAATCTCGAGGAGCTACTGGAGGAACTGATTGCGATTGCT CGAGTCACCAAGGGAAAGAAGCAGTTCAATATCGATCTAACTCCATTCAAGGAATGA
- the LOC124666840 gene encoding autophagy-related protein 18a-like encodes MATTPNPPNPSSLLDDDLPPEPQPKGRDNNSKTNKVWKPKVRDPPEMPPETDPETPEQEPSEPDQDPEPPLPTDAIEPTPSGGEEDESGDDNSASVSSVSSALAAADLAPPTTGPSGADRPFPAAKDLLHISFNQDYGCFAAGTKSGFRIFNCDPFREIFRRDLGPTAPNPPTSQPQDTPTPPLSGGGGGVGVVEMLFRCNILALVGGGDAPHYPPNKVMIWDDHQSRCIGELSFKSPVRAVRLRRDRIVVVLDAKVYVYNFADLKLVHHIETAPNPRGLCAVSQQPGATVLVCPGAQKGQIRVEHYGARKTKFINAHSSRVACFALSQDGRLIATASTKGTLVRIFNAAEGNLLQEVRRGADRAEIYSLAFSNNLQYLAVSSDKGTIHVFNLKINVGLTTNDKPLPAPEPDVPHMSPSFSFIKGVLPKYFHSEWSVAQFRLHEGEQYIVAFGHEKNTVAVVGMDGSFYRCQYDPVNGGEMQQLECHNFLKPSDQP; translated from the exons ATGGCGACCACGCCcaacccaccaaaccctagctccctcctcgacgacgacctgccgccgGAGCCTCAGCCTAAGGGCCGGGACAACAACAGCAAGACCAACAAGGTCTGGAAACCTAAGGTGCGGGACCCCCCAGAGATGCCCCCGGAGACGGATCCCGAGACGCCGGAGCAGGAACCGTCGGAGCCGGACCAGgacccggagccgccgctccccaCCGACGCAATCGAGCCCACCCCGTCCGGCGGGGAGGAGGACGAGAGCGGCGACGACAACTCCGCCTCCGTCTCCTCCGTCTCATCCGCCCTCGCGGCGGCCGACCTGGCTCCCCCCACCACGGGACCATCCGGCGCCGACCGCCCCTTCCCAGCAGCCAAGGACCTGCTCCACATCTCCTTCAACCAGGACTACGGCTGCTTCGCGGCCGGCACAAAGTCCGGCTTCCGCATCTTCAACTGCGACCCCTTCCGCGAGATCTTCCGCCGCGACCTCGGCCCCACCGCCCCCAACCCCCCCACCTCCCAGCCCCAAGACACCCCGACCCCACCCCtcagcggcggcgggggcggggtcGGGGTCGTCGAGATGCTCTTCCGCTGCAACATCCTCgcgctcgtcggcggcggcgacgcgcccCACTACCCGCCCAACAAGGTGATGATCTGGGACGACCACCAGAGCCGCTGCATCGGGGAGCTCTCCTTCAAGTCGCCCGTGCGCGCCGTGCGCCTCCGCCGCGACCGCatcgtcgtcgtgctcgacgccaAGGTCTACGTCTACAACTTCGCCGACCTCAAGCTCGTCCACCACATCGAGACCGCGCCCAACCCCAGGGGCCTCTGCGCCGTCTCCCAGCAGCCCGGCGCCACCGTGCTCGTATGCCCCGGCGCGCAGAAGGGACAGATCAGGGTCGAGCACTACGGGGCCAGGAAGACCAAGTTTATCAACGCGCACTCGTCCCGCGTCGCGTGCTTCGCGCTGTCGCAGGATGGGAGGCTCATCGCCACCGCCAGTACCAAGGGGACGCTTGTAAGGATCTTCAATGCCGCCGAGGGAAACCTTCTACAAGAA GTAAGGAGAGGAGCTGATAGAGCAGAAATATATAGCTTGGCTTTCTCAAATAATTTACAGTATTTAGCTGTATCTAGTGATAAAGGAACAATTCATGTGTTCAATTTAAAGATAAACGTGGGTTTGACGACAAATGATAAGCCTCTGCCAGCTCCAGAGCCCGATGTTCCCCATATGAGTCCATCGTTTTCTTTTATTAAGG GCGTGTTACCTAAATATTTCCACTCCGAGTGGTCTGTTGCTCAATTTAGGCTCCATGAGGGTGAGCAGTACATTGTTGCATTTGGCCATGAGAAGAATACTGTGGCTGTTGTTGGTATGGATGGAAG CTTCTATCGCTGCCAGTATGACCCAGTCAATGGAGGAGAAATGCAGCAGCTGGAGTGCCACAATTTCCTAAAACCATCAGACCAACCGTAG